In Actinobacillus equuli, the genomic stretch ACGATCCACATTATTATTTACCGCATATAAACCATTGATAATATTATGGAAAATTTCGGTTGCTTCTTTGAGATTGGTTTCAAAAGATTCGCCTGCAATCGCTTTATCAACAATCGCCACAAGGTGGTTGGTAATTTTAGCCGGTGCAGAAAGCACACCTGCCGCTTGGTCTTTTAAGTGTGCTTTTTCGATGATATCGGCCGCTTGCATAAAGCGCCCCGGGTTAGCAAGCGATGTACCGCCAAATTTAAGAACTCGCATAGTTTCTCCTGATGTTTAGTTTGATGTTTGCAAATTTGGATATAAAAAAACCCGCTTATAATGCGGGTTTGGTTGATTCTTTCCGTTTTACTGGTACAGACACCCGCACTATGCTTTATACATAATGGTAATAGTGCTGCCGGTGGTAATGATAAAACGATTCATATTATCTGTTTCTGTATAGTTATTAAAACGGTGATGTATGGAGAGAATGGGGGAAAGCGTTTGCTTTGTCAATGGCTTTTTGCAGAAATAATGTTCAGTTATAACAGGAAAGAAGTAAAAAGATTAAAAAATAACATTTTTTTGATTTAGATTAAAAAATGGTGCTTTTCTAAACGCTTTTTGGTATATTGCATCTGATTTTAATAAACCTAACAAAAAGGACCCTAAAATGGCATATCAATTACCAGAATTAGGCTACGCTTATGATGCGCTAGAGCCACATTTCGATAAAGCAACGATGGAAATCCATCACTCAAAACACCACCAAGCATATGTAAATAACGCAAATGCAGCATTAGAAGCTCACCCTGAGCTTTTAGAAAAATGCCCGGGTGCGTTAATTAAAGACTTAAGCCAAGTTCCGGCAGAAAAACGTACAGCAGTGCGTAATAACGTTGGCGGTCACGTAAACCACACGCTTTTCTGGAAAGGTTTAAAAACCGGTACAACCTTACAAGGTGCATTAAAAGATGCGATCGTTCGTGATTTCGGTTCAGTAGAAGCATTCCAAGCAGAATTTGAAAAAGCGGCAGCAACGCGTTTCGGTTCAGGCTGGGCATGGTTAGTGGTTGAAGACGGTAAATTAGCGGTTGTTTCAACTGCAAACCAAGACAACCCGGTAATGGGTAAAGAAGTTGCAGGCGTTTCTGGTTACCCACTTTTATGTTTAGATGTTTGGGAACATGCTTACTATTTAAATTACCAAAACCGTCGTCCGGACTACATTAAAGCATTCTGGAACGTAGTAAACTGGGATGAAGCGGCTCGTCGTTTCGAAGAAAACGGTTCACACTGCGGTTGTGCAAAATAATTGAGTAAATTACTCAAAGCTATACAATAAACAAGCGGTCGTTTTTGCAAAATTTTTTGTAAAAACGACCGCTTATTATATGGATTACTTATATTCAAAAATTACGCGAGGTGTAAGCTTAGTAATCAATTCATAACTGATTACACCGATATGTTGTGCGACTTCTTCGATCAACAGATCTTTACCCCAGAAAATTACTTCATCACCGACTTTATCTTGACTATCCGCACCAAGGTCAACAGTCAACATATCCATTGAAACTCGGCCGACAATCGGCACAATACGTCCGTTGACTAAAACCGGCGTACCTTCCGGTGCATTACGTGGATAGCCGTCACCATAGCCCATCGCTACCACGCCCAATTTCGTATCTTTATCACTCACCCAAGCACCACCGTAACCGACCGCTTCGCCTGCTTTATGCGTCCTCACCGCAATTAAAGAAGAAGCGAGCG encodes the following:
- the sodA gene encoding superoxide dismutase [Mn]; this encodes MAYQLPELGYAYDALEPHFDKATMEIHHSKHHQAYVNNANAALEAHPELLEKCPGALIKDLSQVPAEKRTAVRNNVGGHVNHTLFWKGLKTGTTLQGALKDAIVRDFGSVEAFQAEFEKAAATRFGSGWAWLVVEDGKLAVVSTANQDNPVMGKEVAGVSGYPLLCLDVWEHAYYLNYQNRRPDYIKAFWNVVNWDEAARRFEENGSHCGCAK